From Streptomyces qinzhouensis, one genomic window encodes:
- a CDS encoding acetyl-CoA C-acetyltransferase has protein sequence MPEAVIVSAARSPIGRAFKGSLKELRADDLTATIIGAALAKVPELDPAEIDDLMLGCGLPGGEQGYNLARIVAVRMGLDQLPGCTITRYCSSSLQTSRMALHAIKAGEGEVFVSAGVEMVSRFQKGSSDGLPDTQNPVFAEAQARTAQIAEGGADGWHDPREDGLLPDPYIAMGQTAENLARLKGVTRREMDEFGVRSQNLAEAAIAAGFWEREITPVTTPDGTVVSTDDGPRTGVTLEGVESLKPVFRPDGLITAGNCCPLNDGAAALVIMSDTKARQLGLTPLARIVSTGVSALSPEIMGYGPVEASKQALGRAGLTIGDIDLVEINEAFAAQVIPSYRDLGIDLDRLNVNGGAIAVGHPYGMTGARITTTLINSLQFHDKQFALETMCVGGGQGMAMVLERLS, from the coding sequence ATGCCCGAAGCCGTCATCGTTTCCGCCGCCCGCAGCCCGATCGGCCGGGCCTTCAAGGGCTCCCTGAAGGAGCTGAGGGCCGATGACCTGACCGCGACGATCATCGGGGCCGCCCTGGCGAAGGTGCCGGAGCTGGACCCCGCCGAGATCGACGATCTGATGCTCGGCTGCGGTCTGCCGGGTGGGGAGCAGGGCTACAACCTCGCCCGGATCGTCGCCGTCCGGATGGGCCTGGACCAGCTCCCCGGCTGCACCATCACCCGTTACTGCTCCTCCTCGCTCCAGACCTCCCGGATGGCGCTGCACGCCATCAAGGCCGGTGAGGGCGAGGTGTTCGTGTCGGCCGGGGTCGAGATGGTGTCGCGCTTCCAGAAGGGGTCGTCCGACGGGCTGCCCGACACCCAGAACCCGGTCTTCGCCGAGGCGCAGGCCCGGACCGCGCAGATCGCCGAGGGCGGCGCCGACGGCTGGCACGATCCGCGCGAGGACGGGCTCCTCCCCGACCCGTACATCGCGATGGGGCAGACCGCGGAGAATCTCGCCCGGCTCAAGGGCGTCACCCGCCGCGAGATGGACGAGTTCGGCGTACGGTCCCAGAACCTCGCGGAGGCGGCCATCGCGGCGGGCTTCTGGGAGCGCGAGATCACCCCGGTGACCACCCCGGACGGCACCGTCGTCAGCACGGACGACGGCCCCCGCACGGGCGTCACCCTGGAGGGCGTCGAAAGCCTGAAGCCGGTGTTCCGGCCGGACGGTCTGATCACCGCCGGCAACTGCTGCCCGCTGAACGACGGCGCCGCCGCCCTGGTGATCATGAGCGACACCAAGGCGCGGCAGCTGGGGCTGACCCCGCTGGCACGGATCGTCTCCACGGGCGTTTCGGCGCTCTCCCCGGAGATCATGGGATACGGCCCGGTGGAGGCGTCGAAGCAGGCGCTGGGCCGTGCCGGGCTGACGATCGGCGATATCGACCTGGTCGAGATCAACGAGGCCTTCGCCGCCCAGGTGATCCCCTCCTACCGGGACCTGGGGATCGACCTCGACCGGCTGAACGTCAACGGCGGCGCGATCGCGGTGGGCCATCCGTACGGAATGACCGGCGCCCGGATCACCACCACCCTGATCAACAGCCTCCAGTTCCACGACAAGCAGTTCGCGCTGGAGACGATGTGCGTGGGTGGGGGACAGGGCATGGCCATGGTCCTGGAGCGGTTGAGCTGA
- a CDS encoding DUF4287 domain-containing protein — protein MSPAPVFSEETHRNLLSRIPHCTGREIAEWLHTVEEGPSLFRFEEKVSWLRSEHQLSYGHAKAIIHEYDLRRAARRLL, from the coding sequence ATGTCCCCAGCCCCTGTCTTCTCCGAGGAGACCCACCGTAATCTGCTCTCCCGTATTCCCCATTGCACCGGCCGTGAGATCGCGGAATGGCTGCACACCGTCGAGGAAGGCCCCTCTCTCTTCCGTTTCGAAGAGAAGGTGAGCTGGCTCCGGAGTGAGCACCAGCTGTCGTACGGCCATGCGAAGGCGATCATCCACGAGTACGACCTGCGGCGGGCCGCGCGCAGACTCCTTTAG
- a CDS encoding Bax inhibitor-1/YccA family protein, with amino-acid sequence MRSSNPVFSRRGFSRDNGTAGFNAQPQAGGAAVGTSPYAAQGGNPYAQGTTTGNPYDTNPYAPTDAQLDGGQQTRSGAMTIDDVVSRTAMTLGTVVVAAALAWMLLPVDEGNVNKSYGIAIGAALVAFVLAMVQSFKAKPVPALILAYAAFEGVFLGVISSAVSTYISPGVVAQAVLGTMAVFAGVLVAYKMRWIRVNRRFYGFVIGAAIGFMLLMAVNLLVAVIGGGDGLGLRSGGLGILFGVIGIILGACFLALDFKQVEDGITYGAPRKEAWFAAFGLTMTLVWIYLEMLRVLSILQGDD; translated from the coding sequence ATGAGGAGCAGTAACCCGGTCTTCTCGCGACGGGGGTTCAGCCGCGACAACGGCACGGCGGGCTTCAACGCGCAGCCGCAGGCCGGGGGCGCAGCCGTAGGAACCAGCCCGTACGCCGCCCAGGGCGGTAACCCCTACGCCCAGGGCACCACCACGGGCAACCCGTACGACACCAACCCGTACGCCCCGACGGACGCACAGCTCGACGGCGGTCAGCAGACGCGCTCCGGTGCGATGACGATCGACGACGTCGTATCGCGCACCGCGATGACGCTCGGCACCGTCGTGGTCGCCGCCGCGCTCGCGTGGATGCTGCTCCCGGTCGACGAGGGCAACGTCAACAAGTCGTACGGGATCGCGATCGGCGCCGCCCTGGTGGCGTTCGTCCTCGCGATGGTCCAGTCCTTCAAGGCCAAGCCGGTCCCGGCGCTGATCCTGGCCTACGCGGCCTTCGAGGGCGTCTTCCTCGGCGTGATCTCCAGCGCCGTCAGCACCTACATCAGCCCGGGCGTCGTCGCCCAGGCCGTGCTCGGCACGATGGCGGTCTTCGCCGGTGTGCTGGTCGCGTACAAGATGCGCTGGATCCGGGTCAACCGCCGCTTCTACGGCTTTGTGATCGGTGCCGCGATCGGCTTCATGCTGCTCATGGCCGTCAACCTCCTCGTCGCCGTGATCGGCGGCGGCGACGGTCTGGGCCTGCGCAGCGGTGGCCTCGGCATCCTCTTCGGTGTCATCGGCATCATCCTCGGCGCCTGCTTCCTCGCCCTCGACTTCAAGCAGGTCGAGGACGGCATCACCTACGGCGCTCCGCGCAAGGAGGCCTGGTTCGCCGCCTTCGGTCTCACCATGACGCTGGTCTGGATCTACCTGGAGATGCTCCGGGTGCTGTCGATCCTCCAGGGCGACGACTGA
- a CDS encoding ABC transporter ATP-binding protein, which translates to MHLTHRASAVAARATDLSKVYGQGETQVVALDHVTIDFRQAELTAIMGPSGSGKSTLMHCVAGLDTFSSGSVRIGDTELGSLKDKQLTQLRRDKIGFIFQAFNLLPTLTALENITLPMDIAGRKPDQAWLENVINMVGLSGRLGHRPTQLSGGQQQRVAVARALASQPEIIFGDEPTGNLDSRSGAEVLGFLRNSVRELGQTVVMVTHDPVAASYADRVVFLADGRIVDEMLNPSADGVLDRMKAFDAKGRTS; encoded by the coding sequence ATGCACCTCACCCACCGTGCGTCCGCCGTCGCCGCGCGCGCCACGGACCTGTCCAAGGTGTACGGACAGGGCGAGACCCAGGTGGTCGCGCTGGACCACGTCACCATCGACTTCCGTCAGGCCGAGCTCACCGCGATCATGGGCCCCTCGGGGTCCGGCAAGTCCACGCTGATGCACTGCGTGGCCGGCCTCGACACCTTCAGCTCCGGCTCCGTCCGGATCGGGGACACCGAGCTGGGCAGCCTCAAGGACAAGCAGCTCACCCAGTTGCGCCGGGACAAGATCGGCTTCATCTTCCAGGCCTTCAACCTGCTGCCGACGCTGACCGCGCTGGAGAACATCACGCTCCCGATGGACATCGCGGGCCGCAAGCCGGACCAGGCGTGGCTGGAGAACGTGATCAACATGGTCGGTCTGTCCGGGCGGCTCGGCCACCGGCCCACCCAGCTCTCCGGCGGCCAGCAGCAGCGCGTGGCCGTCGCCCGCGCCCTCGCCTCCCAGCCGGAGATCATCTTCGGTGACGAGCCCACCGGAAACCTCGACTCGCGCTCCGGCGCCGAGGTGCTGGGCTTCCTCCGCAACTCCGTCCGTGAGCTGGGCCAGACCGTGGTGATGGTGACCCACGACCCGGTGGCCGCCTCCTACGCGGACCGGGTCGTCTTCCTGGCCGACGGCCGGATCGTCGACGAGATGCTCAACCCCTCCGCGGACGGCGTCCTCGACCGTATGAAGGCCTTCGACGCCAAGGGCCGGACGAGCTGA
- a CDS encoding ABC transporter permease, with amino-acid sequence MLRTALRNVLAHKARLLMTVLAVMLGVAFVSGTLVFTDTLGNAFRKQSAKGFEKIAVQVESPTVGEGDTETGLPAGTLAKIQGLPQVAEATGRVTGFAGVADQKGKLIGNGWSNTGSNFAPGKDGKDPSYDFTEGNGPASAGEIALDKETAKKGKYKVGDTIRVATSGPVVEYTLAGVFTTDLGSVSAGGSMVLFDTAVAQKQYLKPDHFSTFTVTAKGTASDEQVLAAVKPLLPADADAETGTKLADDEADMIKREMSGLSTMLLAFAGIALFVGIFLIANTFTMLVAQRTRELALMRAVGASRRQVKRSVILEAGVVGILASVVGFGLGLGLAVGLRSLIGSIGAKIPNGPLVISPTAVLSALTVGVVVTVLAAWLPARRAAKIPPVAAMSSVHAVASAKSLLIRNIIGSILTAGGLALIAAGAGSSDGTSGRILIAVGAFFALIGVIVLIPQLSHPLIAMVRPLMVRAFGVSGKLAAQNAVRNPRRTGATASALAIGLTLVTGLTVIGVTVGQAIDKMTTDNIRADYLVSMSSGTSMDVSAVDALSKAKGVEGFSRKQIGTAEVKGSEQMITGVDPAGFDKVFSVKAVSGSLNTLAQGQIVIEEKTAKKKNWKAGDQLPLVFERDGKKTTKTLTVGAVIAENELFSSYVVDQKLLDPFEEKPYLPEVWVKMAGGETKANEQALVDSLGNNPAMTVMDKQDIRNFFGGMINTMLNIMYGLLAMALVIAVLGVVNTLAMSVFERQQEIGMLRAIGLDRRRVKRMIRLEAVVISVFGAVVGVGLGSFLGWAIGETFRDSIPNYELVIPYGRIGVFLLLAGVVGVLASLWPARSAAKLNMLTAIKTE; translated from the coding sequence ATGCTCCGTACCGCACTGCGCAACGTTCTCGCGCACAAGGCCCGGCTGCTGATGACCGTGCTCGCCGTCATGCTCGGCGTGGCCTTCGTCTCCGGCACCCTGGTCTTCACCGACACCCTCGGCAACGCCTTCCGCAAGCAGTCCGCGAAGGGCTTCGAGAAGATCGCCGTCCAGGTCGAAAGCCCCACCGTGGGCGAGGGCGACACCGAGACCGGCCTGCCCGCCGGCACGCTCGCGAAGATCCAGGGCCTGCCCCAGGTCGCCGAGGCCACCGGCCGGGTCACCGGCTTCGCCGGCGTCGCCGACCAGAAGGGCAAGCTGATCGGCAACGGCTGGTCCAACACCGGCAGCAACTTCGCCCCCGGCAAGGACGGCAAGGACCCCTCGTACGACTTCACCGAGGGCAACGGCCCGGCGAGCGCCGGGGAGATCGCCCTCGACAAGGAGACCGCGAAGAAGGGCAAGTACAAGGTCGGTGACACCATCCGGGTCGCCACCAGCGGCCCCGTCGTCGAGTACACCCTCGCCGGTGTCTTCACCACCGACCTCGGCTCGGTGAGCGCGGGCGGCAGCATGGTGCTCTTCGACACCGCCGTCGCCCAGAAGCAGTATCTGAAGCCGGACCACTTCAGCACCTTCACCGTCACCGCGAAGGGCACCGCCTCCGACGAGCAGGTCCTCGCCGCGGTCAAGCCGCTGCTGCCGGCGGACGCCGACGCGGAGACCGGCACCAAGCTGGCCGACGACGAAGCCGACATGATCAAGCGCGAGATGAGCGGCCTGAGCACGATGCTGCTGGCCTTCGCCGGTATCGCGCTCTTCGTGGGCATCTTCCTGATCGCCAACACCTTCACCATGCTGGTCGCCCAGCGCACCCGTGAGCTGGCCCTGATGCGCGCCGTCGGCGCCTCCCGCCGCCAGGTCAAGCGTTCGGTGATCCTGGAGGCCGGTGTCGTCGGCATCCTCGCCTCCGTCGTCGGCTTCGGCCTCGGTCTCGGCCTCGCGGTCGGTCTGCGCTCGCTGATCGGCTCGATCGGCGCCAAGATCCCCAACGGTCCGCTGGTCATCTCCCCGACCGCGGTGCTCTCCGCCCTCACCGTCGGTGTGGTCGTCACCGTCCTGGCCGCCTGGCTGCCCGCCCGGCGCGCCGCGAAGATCCCGCCGGTCGCCGCGATGAGCAGCGTCCACGCGGTGGCCTCCGCCAAGTCGCTGCTGATCCGGAACATCATCGGCAGCATCCTCACCGCCGGCGGTCTGGCGCTGATCGCGGCCGGCGCCGGGTCGAGCGACGGCACCAGCGGCCGGATCCTGATCGCGGTGGGCGCGTTCTTCGCCCTCATCGGTGTGATCGTGCTGATCCCGCAGCTGTCCCATCCGCTGATCGCCATGGTCCGCCCGCTGATGGTCCGGGCCTTCGGAGTCTCCGGCAAGCTCGCCGCGCAGAACGCGGTCCGCAATCCGCGCCGTACCGGCGCCACCGCCTCCGCGCTGGCGATCGGGCTGACCCTGGTCACCGGTCTGACCGTGATCGGTGTGACCGTCGGCCAGGCCATCGACAAGATGACCACCGACAACATCCGCGCCGACTATCTGGTCTCCATGTCCAGCGGCACCTCGATGGACGTCTCCGCGGTGGACGCGCTGAGCAAGGCCAAGGGCGTGGAGGGCTTCTCCCGGAAGCAGATCGGCACCGCGGAGGTCAAGGGCTCCGAGCAGATGATCACCGGGGTCGACCCGGCGGGCTTCGACAAGGTCTTCAGCGTCAAGGCCGTCTCCGGCTCCCTGAACACCCTGGCCCAGGGCCAGATCGTGATCGAGGAGAAGACGGCGAAGAAGAAGAACTGGAAGGCCGGCGACCAGCTGCCGCTCGTCTTCGAGCGGGACGGCAAGAAGACCACCAAGACCCTGACGGTCGGCGCGGTCATCGCCGAGAACGAGCTGTTCTCCTCCTACGTCGTCGACCAGAAGCTGCTCGACCCCTTCGAGGAGAAGCCCTACCTCCCCGAGGTGTGGGTGAAGATGGCGGGCGGTGAGACCAAGGCCAACGAGCAGGCCCTGGTCGACTCCCTCGGCAACAACCCGGCCATGACCGTCATGGACAAGCAGGACATCCGCAACTTCTTCGGCGGCATGATCAACACGATGTTGAACATCATGTACGGTCTGCTCGCCATGGCCCTGGTCATCGCGGTCCTCGGAGTCGTCAACACCCTGGCGATGTCGGTCTTCGAGCGTCAGCAGGAGATCGGCATGCTGCGGGCGATCGGCCTGGACCGGCGCCGGGTCAAGCGGATGATCCGTCTGGAGGCCGTGGTCATCTCGGTCTTCGGCGCGGTGGTCGGTGTCGGCCTCGGCTCCTTCCTCGGCTGGGCCATCGGCGAGACCTTCCGCGACTCCATCCCCAACTACGAGCTGGTGATCCCGTACGGCCGGATCGGCGTCTTCCTGCTGCTGGCCGGAGTGGTCGGTGTGCTGGCCTCCCTGTGGCCCGCCCGCAGCGCGGCGAAGCTGAACATGCTGACGGCCATCAAGACCGAATAG
- a CDS encoding SAM-dependent methyltransferase: MTPVAPKLTALAEALLGAPFPLRIRAWDGSEAGPPDGPVLVVRHRRALRRLLWRPGELGPARAWVAGELDIEGDLYTALDRLAGVVWDVPPADGAVPRGSGLRQVRDPRVRSAVRELFRLGGVLPPPPPPPEEDRHRRGDSHTRRRDRRAVHHHYDVGNDFYRLVLGPSMVYSCAYWGDGVTTLEEAQHAKLDLVARKLGLREGDRLLDVGSGWGSMAIHAAREYGARVTGVTLSREQAAYARKRIAEAGLTDRVEIRVQDYRDVTDGPYDAISSIGMAEHVGAVRYGEYAARLHGLLKPGGRLLNHQIARRPEADESGYHVDEFIDRYVFPDGELSPLGSTVTALETAGFEVRDVESIREHYALTLRRWVARLEAEPERAAELTSPGRARVWRLYMAASALSFERNRIGVNQVLAVRTPAGGASGLPLRTRTWN, encoded by the coding sequence ATGACCCCGGTCGCGCCGAAGCTGACCGCCCTCGCCGAAGCCCTGCTGGGCGCCCCGTTCCCGCTGCGGATCCGGGCCTGGGACGGTTCGGAGGCCGGGCCGCCGGACGGTCCGGTCCTCGTCGTACGGCATCGCCGGGCGCTGCGGCGGCTGCTGTGGCGGCCGGGCGAGCTGGGGCCGGCCCGGGCCTGGGTGGCGGGGGAGCTGGACATCGAGGGCGATCTCTACACGGCGCTCGACCGGCTCGCGGGTGTGGTGTGGGACGTGCCGCCCGCTGATGGTGCCGTTCCCCGGGGCAGTGGGCTGCGGCAGGTGCGCGACCCCCGGGTCCGGTCCGCGGTCCGGGAGCTGTTCCGCCTCGGCGGGGTCCTCCCGCCCCCGCCGCCGCCCCCGGAGGAGGACCGGCACCGGCGCGGCGACTCGCACACCCGGCGCCGCGACCGGCGGGCCGTCCACCACCACTACGACGTGGGGAACGACTTCTACCGGCTCGTCCTGGGGCCGTCCATGGTCTATTCGTGCGCCTACTGGGGCGACGGGGTCACCACCCTGGAGGAGGCCCAGCACGCCAAGCTCGACCTGGTCGCCAGGAAGCTCGGGCTGCGGGAGGGCGACCGGCTGCTGGACGTCGGCTCCGGCTGGGGATCGATGGCGATCCACGCGGCCCGGGAGTACGGGGCGAGGGTCACCGGTGTCACGCTCTCCCGTGAGCAGGCCGCCTACGCGCGTAAGAGGATCGCGGAGGCCGGACTGACGGACCGGGTGGAGATCAGGGTCCAGGACTACCGGGACGTCACGGACGGGCCGTACGACGCGATCTCGTCCATCGGGATGGCGGAGCATGTCGGCGCGGTCCGCTACGGCGAATACGCCGCCCGGCTGCACGGACTGCTGAAGCCCGGCGGACGGCTGCTGAACCATCAGATCGCCCGCCGCCCGGAGGCCGACGAATCGGGCTACCACGTGGACGAGTTCATCGACCGCTATGTCTTCCCGGACGGCGAGCTGTCCCCGCTGGGGTCCACCGTGACGGCGCTGGAGACCGCCGGGTTCGAGGTACGGGACGTGGAGTCGATCCGGGAGCACTACGCGCTGACGCTGCGCCGCTGGGTGGCGCGGCTGGAGGCCGAACCGGAGCGGGCGGCCGAGCTGACCTCGCCCGGCCGGGCCCGGGTCTGGCGGCTCTACATGGCCGCGTCGGCGCTCTCCTTCGAACGGAACCGGATCGGGGTGAACCAGGTCCTCGCGGTCAGGACCCCGGCCGGCGGCGCATCGGGCCTGCCGCTGCGGACCCGTACCTGGAACTGA
- a CDS encoding NAD(P)/FAD-dependent oxidoreductase: MSTTERPRILVVGGGYVGLYAARRIQKKMRYGEATVTVVDPRSYMTYQPFLPEAAAGSISPRHVVVPLRRVLPKAEVLTGRVTTIDQDRKVATVAPLVGEAYELPFDYLVVALGAVSRTFPIPGLAEQGIGMKGVEEAIGLRNHVLEQLDKADSTTDEEVRRKALTFVFVGGGFAGAETIGEVEDLARDAAKYYRSVKREDMRFILVDAADKILPEVGPKLGAYGKEHLEGRGIEIYLSTSLDSCVDGHVVLKNGLEVDSNTIVWTAGVKPNPALARYGLPLGPRGHVDTATTLQVQGTDYIWAAGDNAQVPDVAARKAGVENAWCPPNAQHALRQAKVLGDNVISGMRGFPQKEYSHANKGAVAGLGLHKGVAMIVMGKMKIKLRGRLAWYMHRGYHGLAMPTWNRKIRVFADWTLQMFLKREVVSLGAMETPREEFYEAAKPTPAPAAAAAPEKAKAS, encoded by the coding sequence ATGAGCACCACGGAGCGTCCCAGGATCCTCGTCGTAGGCGGTGGGTACGTTGGCCTGTACGCGGCCCGGCGCATTCAGAAGAAGATGCGCTACGGCGAGGCGACCGTCACGGTCGTCGACCCCCGTTCGTACATGACGTACCAGCCCTTCCTGCCCGAAGCCGCCGCCGGCAGCATCTCGCCCCGGCATGTCGTCGTCCCGCTGCGACGCGTGCTGCCCAAGGCCGAGGTGCTCACCGGTCGGGTCACCACGATCGACCAGGACCGCAAGGTCGCCACGGTCGCCCCGCTCGTCGGCGAGGCCTACGAGCTGCCCTTCGACTATCTGGTCGTCGCGCTGGGCGCGGTCTCCCGTACCTTCCCGATCCCCGGCCTCGCCGAGCAGGGCATCGGCATGAAGGGCGTCGAGGAGGCCATCGGCCTGCGCAACCACGTCCTGGAGCAGCTGGACAAGGCCGACTCCACCACCGATGAGGAGGTCCGCCGCAAGGCTCTGACCTTCGTATTCGTCGGCGGCGGCTTCGCCGGTGCCGAGACCATCGGTGAGGTCGAGGACCTGGCCAGGGACGCGGCCAAGTACTACCGCAGCGTCAAGCGCGAGGACATGCGCTTCATCCTCGTCGACGCCGCCGACAAGATCCTTCCCGAGGTCGGGCCCAAGCTCGGCGCCTACGGCAAGGAGCACCTGGAAGGCCGCGGTATCGAGATCTACCTCTCGACGTCGCTGGACTCCTGCGTCGACGGCCATGTGGTGCTCAAGAACGGCCTGGAAGTCGACTCCAACACCATCGTGTGGACCGCCGGTGTGAAGCCGAACCCGGCGCTCGCCCGCTACGGTCTGCCGCTCGGCCCCCGCGGCCATGTGGACACCGCCACCACTCTCCAGGTGCAGGGCACCGACTACATCTGGGCCGCGGGCGACAACGCCCAGGTTCCGGACGTGGCCGCCCGCAAGGCCGGGGTGGAGAACGCCTGGTGCCCGCCGAACGCCCAGCACGCGCTGCGCCAGGCCAAGGTTCTCGGCGACAATGTGATCTCCGGTATGCGGGGCTTCCCGCAGAAGGAGTACAGCCACGCCAACAAGGGCGCCGTGGCCGGCCTCGGCCTCCACAAGGGCGTTGCGATGATCGTCATGGGCAAGATGAAGATCAAGCTCCGTGGCCGTCTCGCCTGGTACATGCACCGTGGCTACCACGGTCTGGCCATGCCGACCTGGAACCGGAAGATCCGGGTCTTCGCGGACTGGACGCTCCAGATGTTCCTCAAGCGCGAGGTCGTATCGCTCGGCGCGATGGAGACCCCGCGTGAGGAGTTCTACGAGGCGGCCAAGCCGACGCCCGCGCCGGCCGCCGCCGCGGCCCCCGAGAAGGCCAAGGCTTCCTGA
- a CDS encoding Ppx/GppA phosphatase family protein gives MTRVAAVDCGTNSIRLLVADLDPATGVLTELDRRMVIVRLGQGVDRTGRLAPEALERTFAACRDYAAVIKELGAERVRFVATSASRDAENRDEFVRGVLDILGVEPEVVTGAQEAEFSFTGATRELPGHEERLVVDIGGGSTEFVTGREQVAAARSVDIGCVRLTERHIRSDPPAAAELAAIRADVEAALDLAEETVPLRGAATLVGLAGSVTTVAAIALGLDRYDWAAIHHSRISYETVARITRTLAAATHDERAAIPVMHPGRVDVIVAGALVLLGIMERTGAREVVVSEHDILDGIAWSLV, from the coding sequence ATGACCCGGGTCGCCGCCGTCGACTGCGGTACGAACTCCATCCGCCTGCTGGTCGCCGATCTCGACCCGGCGACCGGGGTGCTGACCGAACTGGACCGGCGGATGGTCATCGTCCGGCTCGGCCAGGGCGTGGACCGCACCGGCCGGCTGGCGCCCGAGGCGCTGGAGCGCACCTTCGCCGCCTGCCGCGACTACGCCGCCGTCATCAAGGAGCTGGGCGCCGAGCGGGTGCGCTTCGTGGCCACCTCCGCCTCGCGCGACGCCGAGAACCGCGACGAGTTCGTCCGGGGCGTCCTCGACATCCTCGGGGTCGAGCCCGAGGTGGTGACCGGGGCGCAGGAAGCGGAGTTCTCCTTCACCGGGGCGACCCGTGAGCTGCCCGGCCACGAGGAGCGGCTGGTGGTGGACATCGGCGGCGGTTCCACCGAGTTCGTCACCGGCCGTGAGCAGGTGGCGGCCGCCCGCTCCGTCGACATCGGCTGTGTACGGCTGACCGAGCGCCATATCCGCAGCGATCCGCCGGCCGCCGCCGAGCTGGCGGCGATCCGCGCGGACGTCGAGGCCGCCCTCGATCTGGCCGAGGAGACCGTTCCGCTGCGGGGCGCCGCCACGCTGGTCGGGCTGGCCGGATCGGTGACCACGGTCGCCGCGATCGCGCTGGGCCTCGACCGCTACGACTGGGCGGCCATCCACCACTCGCGGATCTCCTACGAGACGGTCGCCCGGATCACCCGTACCCTCGCGGCGGCCACGCACGACGAGCGCGCGGCGATTCCGGTGATGCACCCGGGCCGGGTCGACGTGATCGTCGCGGGCGCGCTGGTGCTGCTCGGGATCATGGAGCGGACGGGGGCCCGGGAGGTCGTCGTCAGCGAGCACGACATCCTCGACGGCATCGCCTGGTCTCTCGTATAA
- a CDS encoding DUF501 domain-containing protein: protein METPPPTTEHTAPTDADIAAFEEQLGRPPRGLRAIAHRCPCGLPDVVETAPRLPDGTPFPTLYYLSCPRAASAIGTLEANGVMKEMSERLATDPELAAAYRAAHEDYIARRDAIEELKGFPSAGGMPDRVKCLHVLVGHSLAAGPGVNPLGDEAIAMLPQWWAKGPCVTPCTPDAASAESAEKSA from the coding sequence ATGGAAACCCCTCCTCCCACCACCGAGCACACCGCCCCCACGGACGCGGACATCGCGGCCTTCGAGGAGCAGCTCGGGCGGCCGCCGCGCGGGCTGCGCGCGATCGCCCACCGCTGCCCCTGCGGACTGCCCGATGTGGTCGAGACCGCGCCCCGGCTGCCCGACGGCACCCCCTTCCCCACGCTCTACTACCTGAGCTGCCCGCGCGCCGCGTCCGCGATCGGCACGCTGGAGGCCAATGGCGTGATGAAGGAGATGAGCGAGCGGCTGGCCACCGATCCCGAGCTGGCCGCCGCCTACCGGGCCGCGCACGAGGACTACATCGCCCGCCGCGACGCGATCGAGGAGCTCAAGGGCTTCCCGAGCGCCGGTGGTATGCCCGACCGGGTGAAGTGTCTGCACGTTCTGGTGGGCCACTCGCTGGCCGCGGGCCCCGGGGTGAACCCGCTGGGCGACGAGGCCATCGCGATGCTGCCGCAGTGGTGGGCCAAGGGTCCGTGCGTGACCCCGTGCACCCCGGACGCGGCATCCGCGGAGAGCGCGGAGAAGTCGGCATGA
- a CDS encoding FtsB family cell division protein: MARKNAGSGGDRFSTATRLRLLGEQTAARVYRSQNKRQARRSRLTGRAAFLALIVCSLVVALAYPMRQYVSQRGEIAEQQERRKEAEEQVERLRDEKARLQDDMYIRKLAREHLHYVAPGETGYTMIDPEAAEQRRTDQGSADRPWYSNVWEGVDTADRE; the protein is encoded by the coding sequence ATGGCCCGGAAGAACGCCGGATCCGGCGGCGACCGGTTCTCCACGGCGACCAGGCTGCGTCTGCTCGGCGAGCAGACCGCCGCCCGCGTCTACCGCTCCCAGAACAAGCGGCAGGCCCGTCGCTCCCGGCTGACCGGCCGCGCCGCCTTCCTCGCCCTGATCGTCTGCTCCCTCGTCGTCGCCCTCGCCTATCCGATGCGGCAGTACGTCTCCCAGCGCGGCGAGATCGCCGAGCAGCAGGAGCGGCGGAAGGAGGCGGAGGAGCAGGTGGAGAGGTTGCGGGACGAGAAGGCCCGGCTCCAGGACGATATGTACATCCGCAAGCTGGCCCGGGAACATCTGCACTACGTGGCGCCCGGCGAGACCGGCTATACGATGATCGACCCCGAGGCGGCCGAACAGCGCCGCACCGACCAGGGCTCGGCCGACCGGCCCTGGTACTCGAACGTCTGGGAGGGCGTCGACACCGCGGACCGCGAGTGA